One Defluviimonas sp. SAOS-178_SWC DNA window includes the following coding sequences:
- a CDS encoding amidohydrolase, with protein MTSPETIVINGDIRTMDPHFPHVEALAIRGGRVAALGSTSDIKALAGSGTRVIDAAGRLILPGLHDTHLHVQDGGQHYAESADLSAARTVEELQAMLRDFAASHEREWVYGGFYYSGIFGEQNLDRHVLDAAVPDRPCMVMASDGHNGCINSAAIARVGLAAGTPDPENGHFVRDTNGTPTGLLYERATNWVDDRKPKPTDDDFAAGVRYAQAHANAHGITGVLDASVHEQHARVYRRLAAEDALTVRVLATARVDSSETTEAALARVEAMRRDSQTPMFRIHSAKFFLDGVIENRTAAMIEPYSDAQGGNAPLMFSPNQINDMFVAFDAARFQIHVHAIGDLAVRAALDGMAAARAENAPWPSWHQIAHVQCIDPADIPRFAELGVVANIQPLWARHEPSVTDVALPMVGAARGRWMYAFRSLRDAGALLALSSDWTVSTLNPFEIIETAITRQPPKKEGNHPIFLPEERLTLCECIESYTINAATAGWRQAETGSLSLGKWADLIMLDRDIYDCSVYEIGDTKVLLTLLAGREVYSA; from the coding sequence ATGACCTCGCCAGAGACCATCGTCATCAACGGCGACATCCGCACGATGGATCCGCATTTCCCGCATGTCGAGGCTTTGGCCATCAGGGGCGGCCGCGTCGCGGCGCTCGGGTCCACATCCGACATCAAGGCGCTGGCCGGGTCCGGCACCAGGGTGATCGACGCGGCCGGCCGGCTGATCCTGCCCGGGCTTCACGATACCCATCTGCATGTGCAGGATGGCGGGCAGCACTATGCAGAAAGCGCCGATCTTTCCGCCGCGCGCACGGTGGAGGAGTTGCAGGCCATGCTGCGTGATTTCGCGGCGAGTCATGAGCGCGAATGGGTCTACGGCGGCTTCTACTATTCCGGCATCTTCGGCGAACAGAACCTCGACCGCCATGTGCTCGACGCCGCAGTGCCGGACCGGCCCTGCATGGTCATGGCATCGGACGGCCATAACGGCTGCATCAACTCCGCCGCGATCGCCCGCGTCGGCCTGGCCGCTGGCACGCCCGATCCCGAGAACGGCCACTTCGTCCGCGACACGAACGGCACGCCCACCGGCCTTCTCTACGAACGCGCGACGAACTGGGTCGACGACCGCAAGCCGAAGCCGACCGACGACGACTTCGCCGCCGGGGTCCGTTATGCCCAGGCGCATGCCAACGCCCACGGGATCACCGGCGTGCTCGATGCCTCGGTCCACGAACAGCACGCCCGCGTTTACCGCCGCCTCGCGGCGGAGGACGCGCTGACGGTGCGGGTTCTCGCGACGGCACGGGTCGATTCGTCCGAGACGACCGAAGCCGCGCTAGCGCGGGTCGAAGCGATGCGCCGCGACAGCCAGACGCCGATGTTCCGCATACATTCGGCGAAGTTCTTCCTCGACGGCGTGATCGAGAACCGCACCGCGGCGATGATCGAACCCTATTCCGACGCGCAGGGGGGAAATGCCCCCCTGATGTTTTCTCCGAACCAGATCAACGACATGTTCGTCGCTTTTGACGCGGCGCGCTTCCAGATCCATGTTCACGCCATTGGCGACCTGGCCGTGCGCGCGGCGCTTGATGGAATGGCGGCGGCGCGGGCCGAGAACGCCCCCTGGCCCTCGTGGCACCAGATCGCGCATGTCCAGTGCATTGATCCCGCTGACATCCCGCGCTTTGCCGAACTTGGCGTCGTCGCCAACATCCAGCCCCTCTGGGCCCGCCACGAACCGTCGGTCACGGACGTCGCCCTGCCGATGGTCGGCGCGGCGCGCGGCCGCTGGATGTATGCCTTCCGGTCGCTCCGCGACGCCGGCGCGCTCCTTGCGCTGTCCAGCGACTGGACCGTCTCTACCCTCAACCCGTTCGAAATCATCGAGACGGCGATCACCCGCCAGCCGCCGAAGAAGGAAGGCAACCATCCTATCTTCCTGCCGGAAGAGCGGCTGACGCTTTGCGAGTGCATCGAAAGCTACACGATCAACGCCGCGACCGCCGGATGGCGCCAGGCCGAGACCGGGTCGCTGTCCTTGGGGAAATGGGCCGATCTCATCATGCTCGACCGCGACATCTATGATTGCAGCGTCTACGAGATCGGCGACACCAAGGTCCTTCTGACGCTTCTTGCCGGGCGGGAGGTCTACAGCGCCTGA
- a CDS encoding ABC transporter permease gives MLKKIDGIWVYAVFFVIFLYGPVLLMPVFALNDGTFATFPLKGFTLKNFSAMAANTSMILAFQNSLKIAVAVAVLSTVLAMPASLALTRFRLPGGGPIQSFMMLPLVIPSIVIAVALLVIILKIFGIQLSLWTVAAGHVLICLPFCMSVLMSRLEGFDPNLEEASRDLGCNAWQTFWRTTFPLALPGVISSLLMGFIISFDEFVIAFFLTGTENTLPVYLFSQLRFPNKLPGVLALGSLILVGSAVLVIAAEIIRKRGAPSNNPGDY, from the coding sequence ATGCTGAAAAAGATCGACGGAATATGGGTTTATGCGGTCTTCTTCGTGATATTCCTCTACGGCCCCGTGCTTCTGATGCCGGTATTCGCGCTGAACGACGGGACCTTCGCGACCTTCCCCCTCAAGGGGTTCACGCTGAAGAATTTCTCGGCGATGGCCGCGAACACCTCGATGATCCTCGCGTTCCAGAACAGCCTCAAGATCGCGGTCGCGGTCGCGGTGCTCTCGACCGTGCTCGCGATGCCCGCCTCGCTCGCGCTCACCCGGTTCCGGCTGCCGGGCGGCGGACCGATCCAGAGCTTCATGATGTTGCCGCTGGTCATCCCGTCCATCGTCATCGCCGTGGCGCTGCTGGTGATCATCCTGAAGATCTTCGGCATCCAGCTTTCGCTCTGGACCGTCGCGGCGGGCCATGTCCTGATCTGCCTGCCATTCTGCATGTCGGTTCTCATGTCGCGGCTCGAAGGCTTCGATCCGAACCTCGAGGAGGCGTCGCGCGACCTCGGCTGCAACGCTTGGCAGACCTTCTGGCGTACGACCTTTCCACTGGCGCTGCCGGGGGTAATCTCGAGCCTTCTGATGGGCTTCATCATCTCCTTCGACGAGTTCGTCATCGCCTTCTTCCTGACCGGGACAGAGAACACTTTGCCGGTCTACCTCTTCAGCCAGCTCAGGTTCCCCAACAAGCTGCCGGGCGTGCTGGCGCTCGGCTCCCTGATCCTCGTCGGCTCGGCCGTCCTCGTCATCGCGGCCGAGATCATTCGCAAGCGCGGCGCGCCGTCGAACAATCCCGGAGACTACTGA
- a CDS encoding ABC transporter permease: MSATIEPDTASRPRDAERMRRWLRGYGLLSPALAVIVAMLALPVAALVLLSFWTQNGFELDRTPTLENYAQLVRLTDEPTVWFGIPFYFSYPVPAILMIKSVVMSLSATIAVIALAYPMAYFLAFRVHKHKALWIILITIPFWTSYLLRVFAWKIVLGFNGAINSGLKALGIIDQPLEFLLYNPGAVVITLAHSWVAFAILPIFVSLEKIDRSLLEAASDLGDSKLKRFLRITLPLSAPGTVAAALLVFIPTVGDYVTPTLVGGPGGTMIGNLVQELFLRQNNAPLGAAVAITMMLIIALIVAIFLWAIGYRRIRARRA; encoded by the coding sequence GTGTCTGCAACCATCGAACCCGATACGGCGTCGCGGCCCCGCGACGCCGAACGGATGCGCCGCTGGCTGAGGGGCTACGGCCTTCTGTCACCCGCGCTCGCCGTGATTGTCGCGATGCTGGCGCTGCCGGTGGCAGCGCTGGTGCTTTTGAGCTTCTGGACCCAGAACGGGTTCGAGCTTGACCGGACGCCAACCCTGGAGAACTACGCCCAGCTTGTCCGCCTGACCGATGAGCCGACGGTGTGGTTCGGCATTCCATTCTACTTTTCCTATCCGGTTCCGGCGATCCTGATGATCAAGTCGGTGGTCATGTCACTGAGCGCGACCATTGCCGTGATCGCCCTGGCCTATCCGATGGCCTATTTCCTCGCGTTCCGGGTGCACAAGCACAAGGCGCTCTGGATCATCCTCATCACCATTCCGTTCTGGACGAGCTACCTTCTCAGGGTCTTTGCCTGGAAGATCGTGCTCGGCTTCAATGGTGCTATCAACTCCGGTTTGAAAGCGCTTGGAATCATTGACCAACCCCTGGAGTTCCTGCTCTACAATCCCGGTGCCGTGGTGATCACGCTCGCCCATTCCTGGGTGGCTTTCGCGATCCTGCCGATCTTCGTCTCGCTCGAAAAGATCGACCGTTCGCTGCTGGAGGCGGCCTCGGATCTCGGCGACAGCAAGCTGAAGCGGTTCCTGCGGATCACGCTGCCGCTCTCCGCCCCCGGCACGGTAGCGGCCGCACTTCTGGTCTTCATTCCGACCGTGGGCGACTACGTGACCCCGACGCTGGTCGGCGGGCCCGGCGGCACGATGATCGGCAACCTCGTGCAGGAGCTTTTCCTCCGTCAGAACAACGCCCCCCTGGGGGCGGCGGTAGCGATCACGATGATGCTGATCATCGCATTGATCGTCGCGATCTTTCTCTGGGCGATCGGCTATCGCCGCATTCGCGCGCGGAGGGCATGA
- a CDS encoding ABC transporter ATP-binding protein, with protein sequence MHTETPIIELRDIVKRFGTLTVLRDINFDIGRGEFFSLLGASGCGKTTLLRMLAGIEQPSGGTLLIDGQSMAGVPANRRPTNMVFQSYAIFPHLNVEENIGYGLRNMAISKDEARARVAEAIGLVKLHGLATRNAHQLSGGQRQRVALARALVCRPKVLLLDEPLSALDKKLREEMQLELRALQRTVGITFVFVTHDQEEALTLSDRIAIMAEGRVLQIDSPRGLYERPSNRRVAEFVGTMNLIPGRIASANGGTAAIDAGPLGQFDAPSVGNFERGKDAFLALRPEKLVLSGAGAGSDARLKGRVAEAAYLGDRIHYQVAVEGLDRPLAVSVNNLSDSTGFGLGAGVGVTWAGEAGLILGP encoded by the coding sequence ATGCATACCGAGACCCCGATCATCGAGCTTCGGGACATCGTCAAGCGGTTCGGAACATTGACCGTGCTGCGCGACATCAACTTCGACATCGGGCGAGGAGAGTTCTTTTCGCTTCTCGGCGCGTCGGGCTGCGGCAAGACCACGCTTCTGCGAATGCTGGCAGGGATCGAGCAGCCCTCGGGCGGCACGCTCCTCATCGACGGGCAGTCGATGGCGGGCGTGCCCGCCAACCGGCGGCCCACCAACATGGTGTTCCAGAGCTACGCGATCTTCCCGCATCTCAATGTCGAGGAGAATATCGGCTACGGGTTGCGCAACATGGCGATTTCCAAGGACGAGGCGCGGGCGCGGGTGGCCGAGGCGATCGGACTCGTGAAGCTCCACGGGCTGGCGACGCGCAATGCCCACCAGTTGTCGGGCGGGCAGCGGCAGCGGGTGGCGCTGGCGCGGGCGCTTGTCTGCAGGCCGAAGGTTCTGCTTCTGGATGAGCCCTTGTCGGCGCTCGACAAGAAGCTTCGCGAGGAGATGCAGCTTGAACTTCGCGCCCTGCAAAGGACCGTCGGCATTACCTTCGTCTTCGTCACCCACGATCAGGAAGAGGCGCTGACCCTTTCCGACCGAATCGCCATCATGGCGGAGGGGCGGGTTCTTCAGATCGACAGCCCGCGCGGGCTTTATGAACGGCCCTCGAACCGCCGGGTGGCGGAATTCGTCGGCACGATGAACCTCATCCCGGGTCGGATCGCCTCGGCCAATGGCGGTACGGCCGCGATCGACGCAGGGCCCCTCGGCCAGTTCGACGCGCCGTCGGTCGGGAACTTCGAGCGTGGCAAGGATGCCTTTCTGGCGCTCCGTCCGGAAAAGCTGGTCCTGTCGGGGGCGGGCGCCGGTTCAGACGCGCGGCTGAAGGGCAGGGTGGCCGAAGCCGCCTATCTCGGCGACCGTATCCATTATCAGGTCGCGGTCGAGGGGCTGGACCGGCCGCTCGCCGTCTCGGTGAACAACCTTTCGGACAGTACCGGCTTCGGTCTTGGCGCCGGGGTCGGCGTGACCTGGGCGGGGGAGGCGGGGCTGATCCTCGGCCCTTGA
- a CDS encoding TetR/AcrR family transcriptional regulator, giving the protein MAEGSAAPRGSREAAKERHRMVLIEATADAILEHGLANLSVSRILERAGLSRGMINLHFQSKNKLLLEVVRHFSDEYVAHWQRAMDAAGPRPEDRLRAIVAADFDTAVLNRRMMAVWLAFRSEAQSSPDYMPFIDSRDARLQAAFIEICAELCTTGPYPDVDPRLAALAFMALLEGLWNDFHLYSERFSRDEAQAVVMHMARAFFPRHFTGD; this is encoded by the coding sequence ATGGCAGAGGGATCAGCCGCGCCGCGCGGGAGCCGCGAAGCGGCAAAGGAGCGTCACCGGATGGTGCTGATCGAGGCGACGGCCGACGCTATTCTCGAGCACGGGCTGGCGAACCTCTCGGTCAGCCGGATCCTCGAACGCGCGGGGCTGTCGCGCGGCATGATCAACCTCCATTTCCAAAGCAAGAACAAGCTCCTGCTGGAGGTCGTGCGGCATTTCTCCGATGAATACGTCGCCCATTGGCAGCGTGCGATGGATGCGGCAGGTCCCCGCCCCGAGGATCGCCTTCGCGCCATTGTCGCGGCGGATTTCGACACGGCCGTGCTCAATCGCCGGATGATGGCGGTCTGGCTCGCCTTCCGGAGCGAGGCGCAGTCCTCGCCCGACTACATGCCCTTCATCGACTCGCGCGACGCCCGGCTCCAGGCGGCGTTCATCGAGATCTGCGCGGAGCTTTGCACGACCGGCCCCTATCCCGACGTCGATCCGCGTCTCGCGGCGCTGGCGTTCATGGCGCTCCTCGAAGGGCTCTGGAACGATTTCCACCTCTATTCCGAGCGCTTCAGCCGGGACGAGGCGCAGGCCGTGGTAATGCACATGGCGCGGGCGTTCTTTCCGCGCCATTTCACCGGGGACTGA
- a CDS encoding ABC transporter substrate-binding protein: MQRIKFLDKMIDGKLSRRQMMQAAGAFGVGTLVLPRPSVAAEILTCLEWGGYDSPDYFQAYVDKYGAQPNFSIFAGEEDALAKVLAGFAADVMHPCNYSVARFVNAGVAAEIDTSRLTHWNDVFPALQTAEGVVWEGKTVMAPADWGNSSLAFRPDLLPPDFAENPTWGIFYDEEYKGRVAMTDNEMAIIIGAMVGGMPYDEAYKLEGAALEAAAKEWGTKAVNTSKFLWTDSSEVQQAMASGEIVAAYAWNDLVANLRNEGVPVVFAKPKEGMFTWFCGLTLLNTGKADEQAAYDFIDAWLSPETGKALIEGSGYGHANMKSFEIADPEAIANMGITDPVAMMADTIVFKTPTDAVQEGFNKVWGDTKALKY, translated from the coding sequence ATGCAACGCATTAAGTTCCTTGACAAAATGATCGATGGCAAGCTGTCGCGGCGGCAGATGATGCAAGCCGCGGGGGCCTTTGGCGTGGGCACGCTCGTCCTGCCTCGCCCGTCGGTTGCCGCCGAAATCCTGACCTGCCTCGAGTGGGGCGGCTACGATTCGCCGGACTATTTCCAGGCTTATGTGGACAAATACGGCGCCCAGCCGAACTTCTCGATCTTCGCGGGTGAGGAGGATGCGCTGGCGAAGGTGCTGGCGGGCTTCGCCGCCGATGTCATGCACCCGTGCAACTATTCCGTCGCCCGCTTCGTCAATGCCGGCGTCGCGGCCGAGATCGACACCTCGCGGCTCACGCACTGGAACGATGTCTTCCCCGCGCTCCAGACCGCCGAGGGCGTGGTCTGGGAGGGCAAGACCGTGATGGCGCCGGCAGACTGGGGCAACTCCTCACTCGCCTTCCGGCCCGACCTTCTGCCTCCGGACTTCGCCGAGAACCCGACCTGGGGCATTTTCTACGACGAGGAATACAAGGGCCGCGTGGCGATGACCGACAACGAGATGGCGATCATCATCGGCGCGATGGTCGGCGGGATGCCTTATGACGAGGCCTACAAGCTCGAAGGTGCCGCGCTCGAGGCGGCGGCGAAGGAATGGGGCACCAAGGCCGTCAACACCTCCAAGTTCCTCTGGACCGACTCCTCGGAAGTGCAGCAGGCGATGGCCTCGGGCGAGATCGTCGCAGCCTATGCCTGGAACGACCTCGTCGCCAACCTGCGCAACGAAGGCGTGCCGGTCGTCTTCGCCAAGCCGAAGGAAGGCATGTTCACCTGGTTCTGCGGGCTGACACTCCTCAACACCGGCAAGGCGGACGAACAGGCGGCCTATGACTTCATCGACGCCTGGCTCAGCCCCGAAACCGGCAAGGCGCTGATCGAGGGGTCGGGCTATGGCCACGCCAACATGAAGTCGTTCGAGATCGCCGATCCCGAAGCGATCGCCAATATGGGCATTACCGATCCGGTGGCGATGATGGCCGACACGATCGTCTTCAAGACCCCGACCGATGCGGTGCAGGAAGGCTTCAACAAGGTCTGGGGCGACACGAAGGCACTCAAGTACTGA